From Asterias rubens chromosome 20, eAstRub1.3, whole genome shotgun sequence, one genomic window encodes:
- the LOC117303977 gene encoding E3 ubiquitin-protein ligase RNF181-like, translating to MTQLLLNDVRSFAASFEGFDFWGEERKGPPASKDVIAKLQEKVVGVNEDSRCPICLVEYSAGEKCKQLPCKHDFHPTCILPWLGQTNTCPVCRHELPTDDEGYEEYRREKARAKQREFERESLHSAMYS from the exons GTTACTACTAAATGATGTCCGATCTTTTGCCGCCAGCTTTGAAGG ATTTGATTTTTGGGGCGAGGAGAGAAAAGGTCCTCCAGCCTCTAAGGATGTGATTGCAAAGTTACAAGAAAAAGTTGTCGGTGTAAATGAAG ATTCCAGATGTCCAATTTGTCTAGTTGAATACAGCGCCGGTGAAAAATGCAAACAGCTTCCCTGCAAACACGACTTCCATCCGACCTGCATCTTGCCGTGGCTTGGACAAACCAACACATGTCCCGTCTGTCGACACGAACTGCCAACTGACGATGAAGGTTATGAAGAATATAGGAGAGAAAAG GCCAGAGCAAAACAGAGGGAGTTTGAAAGAGAATCTCTGCACAGCGCTATGTATTCATAA